In one window of Musa acuminata AAA Group cultivar baxijiao chromosome BXJ3-2, Cavendish_Baxijiao_AAA, whole genome shotgun sequence DNA:
- the LOC135631626 gene encoding BTB/POZ domain-containing protein POB1-like has product MESNFMFAYNHPKFSDRVLRIEVVGEPPDGEVGIQRDTHHKRQSDTDDVTDQGDDSDLIVRVNSIYVNSAILAKRSPFFDKLFTNGMKESNQQDATVRINKSEEAAFMELLGFMYGGNLPTISPTLLDVLVIADKFAVDSCVRRCAELLGSLPMNMEYALLYLDLPSCVSITPEVQSLTDAAKVFICDQFGDITKLQDESTILPLAAIEVLLSSDRLQVASEDAAYDFVLKWAHARYPVPEERREILGPHLLHHVRFPYMSLEKLREVLDDLDHELVSELVNEALWFKADALHRQRALAAESTHKRFTERDYTHRPLKILEFDRPHPQCIVYLDLRREECATKLFPAGQIDSQSFHFGGHRFVLSASYYSNTNTGRHFRLLLRMQPDGSASFPVITCRSCPRMKPSRDFLERYEERSTLRGRNTEVSRSLLDLQWNSFIADKSKYFIDDTLQMRVALTIR; this is encoded by the exons ATGGAATCGAACTTCATGTTCGCCTACAACCATCCCAAATTCTCCGACCGCGTGCTCCGGATCGAGGTCGTGGGGGAGCCTCCCGATGGCGAGGTTGGCATCCAGCGGGACACCCACCATAAGCGGCAGAGTGACACCGACGACGTCACAGACCAAG GAGATGATTCTGATCTTATCGTCAGAGTCAATTCTATCTACGTTAATTCTGCTATACTTGCTAAAAGAAGCCCTTTCTTCGACAAG CTTTTCACGAATGGCATGAAAGAATCCAATCAGCAGGATGCGACTGTGAGAATCAACAAATCAG AGGAAGCTGCTTTCATGGAGCTCTTAGGCTTCATGTACGGAGGAAACTTGCCAACTATCTCGCCCACCCTCTTAGATGTGCTGGTTATTGCTGATAAATTTGCCGTTGATTCTTGCGTGCGCCGTTGCGCTGAGTTGCTTGGAAGCTTACCTATGAACATGGAATATGCACTGCTATATCTGGATCTCCCATCTTGTGTTTCCATTACACCAGAAGTCCAGTCTCTAACAGATGCAGCCAAGGTGTTCATTTGCGATCAGTTCGGGGACATAACCAA GTTGCAAGATGAATCGACGATCCTTCCTCTTGCTGCCATCGAGGTTTTACTGTCTAGTGATCGTCTCCAAGTGGCATCAGAAGATGCAGCCTATGACTTCGTGCTCAAGTGGGCGCATGCTCGGTACCCGGTACCGGAAGAACGGCGTGAGATCTTGGGGCCTCACCTACTCCACCATGTCCGTTTTCCTTATATGAGTCTCGAGAAGCTCAGAGAAGTCCTCGATGACTTGGATCATGAACTTGTTTCCGAATTAGTGAACGAGGCTCTTTGGTTCAAGGCAGATGCCCTCCACCGGCAACGTGCCCTCGCTGCTGAGTCAACGCACAAGCGGTTTACGGAGAGGGACTACACACATCGTCCGCTCAAGATCCTGGAATTCGATAGGCCACATCCGCAATGCATCGTATACCTGGATCTCAGGAGGGAGGAATGTGCCACCAAACTGTTCCCAGCAGGCCAGATCGACTCCCAGTCATTTCACTTCGGTGGACACAGATTCGTCCTATCAGCAAGCTACTACTCGAATACGAACACTGGCCGCCACTTTCGCCTTCTCCTAAGGATGCAGCCCGACGGTTCGGCCAGCTTTCCGGTAATAACCTGTCGGAGTTGCCCAAGAATGAAGCCATCCAGAGATTTTCTCGAGAGGTACGAAGAAAGGTCCACTTTAAGGGGTCGGAACACAGAAGTCTCCCGGAGCCTGCTTGATTTACAATGGAACTCATTTATCGCCGACAAGAGCAAGTACTTCATCGATGACACCCTCCAAATGAGAGTTGCGTTGACCATCAGGTAG